The genomic stretch CCGCTTGCAACGTAGCTCCTCAGACGGTCGAGATCCGGGTCGTACTTGATGTTGTCCAGGATGACCGCCTTGTAACCGCTCAGTGACTGCGGAAGGGAGTCAGCAGTGCTCAGATCGACAAGATCCCTGAGCACATCCATCAGAGGAGAGGGTCTGCCCAGGAGGAGAACTCTCGGCTTCGGCACGACGTAGACGGCTTTTGTGTACATGTTGTTCCTCTCGAAGTGGTCCTCGTCCGGGTGTATCTCAGCTCTCAGAAGGTGCGTCCCTGTGCTGCGGAACCGGTGTGACATCCTTAAGGAGTCGTTTATGCTCTCCAGAGAGCCCCTGAATATCTCCAGGTCGTCCGCGTATACCACAGCATCGCCGCTGACGCTGCCGGATTTCCTGACAATTATCTTGAATGGATAGTCGCCATCCAGAACCGCAATGTTGCTTCCGGATATCTCGACGCCCGCCTCCTTCTCTTGAGTGTTCATCTCTATCGCGAAGACCGAGACGTTCGAGCTTCTGGCGAGGAGCAGGGCATCCCGTAGCGGGCGCCCGCTGTTGCTGTAACCATCACTCACAAGCAGAATCGAATCAGCCTGTGGCATGTACTGTATGATCCTGTCTCCAAGAGGCGTGCTCTCGCCTGAGAAGTACCTGAGCTGCGAGTCCGGGATCCTCTCGCTCAAACGCTCCGCGACATTCATGTCGAAGATCTCCATGGATACTGTCTGATCCGAGAGTATCAGTATCCTCGGCCTGCTCACGTCCTTTGTGTGCGTTGTTACTGTGTACGGGTTCGCCAGCGCGATTACGATCAGACACACCACCAGGGATCTGGTGAGAACCAGAAGCCTCCGCTGTGTGCGCTTTGTGTAGAGAATCCCTGCTGCGAGAACCAAAGGAACGAGCCAGAGCAGTTCAGGCCTCTGAAGGTACATCTCTGTCAAAGCTCCCTCCTCCATCTCACTATTCCGAGCTCGGCCATGAGAAGCATCAGAGCCGCCAGAATGACCCAGACAGAGAGATCCCTCTCCACGAGCTTCTCCGTACTGACGCTGGATCTGAAGCTTCCGGGATCATAGGATCCTCCATTTCTCAGATCAGACTCGGCGGGATCGTAGAGGTTCGCAGCGATTCTCCTTCCGTCAAAGGTGTACAGACCCGCCCTGTCGAGAAGGAGGAGCTGTGTGGTAACCGTGCCTCCAGGCGTGCTTATGGTCGTCTGTCTGTCCAATGGCACAACCTCTCCGGTCTTCCTGTTGAGATCATCCAGCGACGGAGCGCCTGTCAGCCATCTGATCAATTCATACCAGAAGACAGGGTACTCAGGCCGCAGATGGAAATCGCTGCCGTACTCGAGCGCGTTGTACACGACAGTCCCCCTGCCGAGCTGCCAGTATGCGAGCAAGGGAACGCTGTTCACCTCAACAATGGTCGTAGCTCCGCGCCTGGGCACGGCCTCGAGGTACGCCCTCATCCCGATCTCCTCGAAGTGTATTCCTTCTCCGAATACAGGATTTCTCGCCCAGGGGATGCCTGTCCTGTTCACCACGCCCGTTATCCTTACGGGCAGATACTCCGGGCTCGGGGAGTTCTCCTGCGGGATGTAAATGATCCTTCCTCCGGAGTCAACATACCTGTTCAGATCGCCATCGATAGAGCTGTTCCTTATCACCACCAGGTCATAGCCCTTTGGCTCTCCACTGGTATCAACGCTGCCAATTGCCCTGAGCGCCGCCAGTGTGGGACCGCTCTCTCCCACGTAGAGAATCCTCGTCTCACCCCGGGACGGGGCGTAGATGTACGCAGTGTTGTCAGCGGATACCGCATCCCTGACATCGAGAGATACTGTGCTGATGCCGGATGGGAGGCTGAGGGAGAGGTAGTAGTCTGAGTCCGCATCCATGAGCGTTCTGTGCTCTGAGCTGCCGCCCTGTGATGCGACCCTTATCGTGAGATCCCTCGCAGATCCGTAGTTGTGGATCCTGCATGTGTAGTTGATCCCCTCGTATGTCTCTGTCAGCCAGCCTCCCACGATCCCGACGTTGTCCCCTCCCCCGCCTGTGTCCGCGAAGACTATGCTGGCGCCCGTCGCGGTGAGGGAGTCCCTTGTGGCGCCTGGATCGTCTCCGATCCAGCTCATGAAGTCTGAGATGACGAGGATATCACCGCCCTCAGGACCTGTCAGGGTGTATGCCAGGTTAATGGCGCTCGATATGTCCGCGGAGAGATCGAGCACCGAGATCTTACCGAGCATGGATCGCGCCTCATCAGGGCTGCCCTCTCTGAGCGCCACGACAGGTATGCTCTCCGCCAGAACTATGCTCACCCTGTCGTATCCGGAGAGCTCTGATGATGCTATGCCAAGCGCGTTCTGGAATGTGCTCTCCATGCTCGCAGAGACATCCAGAACAAGAACGAGATGCGAGCCGGGGCTCCCCCTCTCCAGGGTATATGGCCCGGCAGCTGCAATAGATAGAAGAATGAGAATGAGGAGCTGCAGCCAGAAGAGCGGATCCTTTATCATCCTGCTCAGGGCTGCGGATCTCCTGGCCTTTCCAGCCTCAAGAAACCTTATGCTCGGGAAGAGAACATCACGGGGCTTCGGTTTTATGAGGTAGAGGACGATCAGCGGCAGTATGCTGAGAAGTCCGAGGAGTGCATATGGATTTCTGAACGGCATCTCTTGCTCTGATGCGGAGATCTGAGAAAAATGTTTGCCTGTGCGGTCGGGCCTGCATTTCATTCTGCAGTGAATGTGAGCTCCATGACCCCAATGCGACCTTTCGAGGACTGATGGCCATTACCACGAAAGCTTGACACTGAGAGATAACTCCCTGCCGACTCGCTTTTTGCTGAAAACCACATCAAATGCTTTCGTCCTTTCTGCGCTCCTTGCCGCAGTCGGGGTTTGAGGCGGGTTCGTGAGCAAACCCGCATCTCAGGGCGCCTGGACGGATATCACATTCCGTAGATCCTTCTGGTGTTCCTCACAGTCGCCCTGGCAAGATCCTCAGGATCCATTCCCCTCAGCCGCGCTATGAGGTTGAGCGAGTCCAGTATGAATAAAGGCTCGTTCCTGCCCCGCCGGGGAGAGAGAAACGGGCTGTCTGTCTCAATGAGCAGGTGATCCAAAGGCACGCTCCTGGCCAGAGCCTGGTGCTTCACAGATCTGCACACAACTGTTGCAATTGACACGTAAAATCCCCTGTCGACGATCTTCCTCATGGTCTCCAGGCTTCCGCTGTAGCAGTGGAACACCACCTTCCCCATGTCCTTCACAAGATCGAACGCGATATCCTCGGTATCCCTGGCGTGTATCACAAGCGGCTTGTCGAGCTCCTCTGCGAGCTCTATCACCCTGCGGAAGACATCAACCTGCTGCTTTCTCAGAGCCAGATCGCTGCACCTGTAGTAATCCAGCCCCGCCTCTCCGACCCCGATTATCTCCCCGGAGTTCTGCCGGATCTCCTCGAGGACGATATCCACATCCCCGGGCCTCATCCGGTCTAGGGAGTTTGGGCTGAGGCCCAGGGTCGCGTGGATGAACTCATGCGACCTGGCCAGCTTCAGCGTCTCCCTGTTCGTCTGAAGGTCAACTCCGGAGTTGATCATCTCCACAACGCCTGCAGCTCTCGCCCTCTCTATAACATCCATCCTGTCCTTGTTGAAGTGCTTGAAATCGAGATGACAGTGTGCATCTATGACTTCCACCAATAAAACATCCCCTGCTCATTTCTTTTGGTTACTTGGATGCACGTTCCTCGAGGAGCAGAAGGCGGTTTATGGCGCTGACAAGCGCCTCCACCGATGCCATGACTATGTCCTCCCGCGCAGACCGGGCGGATACCTTCCTTCCCTCGGTATCCTCAACCCCTATCACGACCTCTGCAAGGGCATCAGATCCCCCTGTGATCGCCTCTATCCTGAAATCCCTCACCCTGATCAGGCTGTCCTGGCCGAGTATCTCCCTCACAGCCTTCACGGCAGCATCGACTGGACCAACACCGATGTTTGCGAGTACCTTCTCCTCGCCCCGGAACAGCGCCCTGACCGTGGCTGTGGGCGTTATCGTGTTACCGGTCATCACAGCCACCTCCTTGAGGACGAGCGCCTGCTCCCCCTTTGCGATCTCGCCCAGGACGACCTCTGCGATGGTCTGGAGATCCGCGTCTGTGACCTGCTTGCCCTTGTCGCCCAGCTCCTTTATCCTCTGGAGGATCTCCTGGAGCTGATCCTCTGTCGGATGATAGCCGGACTCCTCGAGCACCTTCTTCACCGCGTGCCTTCCCGTGTGCTTTCCGAGAACGATCCTGCGCCTGTGGCCGACCATCTCAGGCGTCATTATCCCGGGCTCGAATGTGTCGCTTCTCTCGATAACCCCATGGCTGTGTATGCCGCTCTCGTGGGAAAACGCGTTGTCTCCGACGATCGGCGCATTTATCGGTATCCTGGTCTCTGTGAGCCTTTCGACAAGCCTTGCAGTCTCAACGAGATACTGCGTCTTTATCGATGTCTTCGCTCCGTATATCGAGTGCAGGCTCATGACGGTCTCTGCGAGGTTCGCGTTGCCTGCCCGCTCACCCAGCCCGTTGACTGTGACCTGGACCTCCCGCGCGCCCGCCTCCACAGCTGCCAGGCTGTTAGCCACCGCAAGCCCGAAGTCGTTGTGGCAGTGCACATCCACGAGTATGTTCATGTAGCTGCAGACCTCTTTCACGAGCCGGTGGAACGCGGACGGCGCCATGACGCCCACGGTGTCGGGTATGTTTATTATGTCAGCGCCGGCGTTCTCAACAGCCTTGAAGATCTCCCTGAGGAAGGCGGGGGGCGTCCTGGTGGCGTCCATGGCTGAGAAGAGGCAGAGAACACCATGATCCTTCACGTACTCGACCGCCTTTATCGAGTCTGCAACTATCTCCTCCCTGCTCTTCTTTATCGTGTGTGCTATCTGTATGTCAGATGTCGATACGAAGACATGGACCATGCCGACACCTGCATCGAGACACCTGTCGATATCGCTCCTGATGATCCTGGAGAGGCCGCAGACTGTGGCGGTGAGCCCCTCATTTGCTATGGCCTTGACGGATTCGAACTCGCCCCTGGACGATACAGGAAAGCCAGCCTCTATGACGTTGACCCCGAGCTTGTCGAGCTGCCTGGCGATTATGAGCTTCTCCTCAGGGGTGAGCGAGACCCCCGGAGTCTGCTCGCCATCCCTCAGGGTAGTGTCGAATATCCTCACCTCTTGGCCGCGAAGGTGCTCAAGATGGTAGAAAGCGATCCCAC from Methanothrix sp. encodes the following:
- a CDS encoding BatA domain-containing protein; translation: MPFRNPYALLGLLSILPLIVLYLIKPKPRDVLFPSIRFLEAGKARRSAALSRMIKDPLFWLQLLILILLSIAAAGPYTLERGSPGSHLVLVLDVSASMESTFQNALGIASSELSGYDRVSIVLAESIPVVALREGSPDEARSMLGKISVLDLSADISSAINLAYTLTGPEGGDILVISDFMSWIGDDPGATRDSLTATGASIVFADTGGGGDNVGIVGGWLTETYEGINYTCRIHNYGSARDLTIRVASQGGSSEHRTLMDADSDYYLSLSLPSGISTVSLDVRDAVSADNTAYIYAPSRGETRILYVGESGPTLAALRAIGSVDTSGEPKGYDLVVIRNSSIDGDLNRYVDSGGRIIYIPQENSPSPEYLPVRITGVVNRTGIPWARNPVFGEGIHFEEIGMRAYLEAVPRRGATTIVEVNSVPLLAYWQLGRGTVVYNALEYGSDFHLRPEYPVFWYELIRWLTGAPSLDDLNRKTGEVVPLDRQTTISTPGGTVTTQLLLLDRAGLYTFDGRRIAANLYDPAESDLRNGGSYDPGSFRSSVSTEKLVERDLSVWVILAALMLLMAELGIVRWRREL
- a CDS encoding TatD family hydrolase; the encoded protein is MEVIDAHCHLDFKHFNKDRMDVIERARAAGVVEMINSGVDLQTNRETLKLARSHEFIHATLGLSPNSLDRMRPGDVDIVLEEIRQNSGEIIGVGEAGLDYYRCSDLALRKQQVDVFRRVIELAEELDKPLVIHARDTEDIAFDLVKDMGKVVFHCYSGSLETMRKIVDRGFYVSIATVVCRSVKHQALARSVPLDHLLIETDSPFLSPRRGRNEPLFILDSLNLIARLRGMDPEDLARATVRNTRRIYGM
- a CDS encoding 2-isopropylmalate synthase, producing the protein MRIFDTTLRDGEQTPGVSLTPEEKLIIARQLDKLGVNVIEAGFPVSSRGEFESVKAIANEGLTATVCGLSRIIRSDIDRCLDAGVGMVHVFVSTSDIQIAHTIKKSREEIVADSIKAVEYVKDHGVLCLFSAMDATRTPPAFLREIFKAVENAGADIINIPDTVGVMAPSAFHRLVKEVCSYMNILVDVHCHNDFGLAVANSLAAVEAGAREVQVTVNGLGERAGNANLAETVMSLHSIYGAKTSIKTQYLVETARLVERLTETRIPINAPIVGDNAFSHESGIHSHGVIERSDTFEPGIMTPEMVGHRRRIVLGKHTGRHAVKKVLEESGYHPTEDQLQEILQRIKELGDKGKQVTDADLQTIAEVVLGEIAKGEQALVLKEVAVMTGNTITPTATVRALFRGEEKVLANIGVGPVDAAVKAVREILGQDSLIRVRDFRIEAITGGSDALAEVVIGVEDTEGRKVSARSAREDIVMASVEALVSAINRLLLLEERASK